One region of Catenuloplanes indicus genomic DNA includes:
- a CDS encoding CGNR zinc finger domain-containing protein: MHINPYGEDAVLLAIDLLRHPPATAAELEARCRAADLMIEQPVTDADLDATRDFLHTWLGVVDAPDFTTRADRLNALLAGSSAHPRLTNHANDGWHVHYRGTNLPLGWLLRALISVGTALHLAGRGMHRLGRCAAPDCAAPFADISRTGRQRYCTTTCANRDAVRRHRARTPAA, from the coding sequence GTGCACATCAACCCTTACGGCGAGGACGCGGTCCTGCTCGCGATAGACCTGCTGCGCCACCCACCGGCGACCGCGGCCGAGCTGGAGGCGCGCTGCCGCGCCGCGGACCTGATGATCGAGCAGCCGGTCACCGACGCGGACCTGGACGCGACGCGCGACTTCCTGCACACCTGGCTCGGCGTGGTGGACGCACCCGACTTCACCACCCGCGCCGACCGGCTCAACGCGCTGCTGGCCGGCTCGTCCGCGCACCCCCGTCTGACCAACCACGCGAACGACGGCTGGCACGTGCACTACCGCGGCACGAATCTGCCGCTCGGCTGGCTGCTGCGCGCACTGATCAGCGTCGGCACCGCGCTGCACCTGGCGGGCCGCGGCATGCACCGCCTCGGCCGCTGCGCCGCCCCGGACTGCGCCGCCCCGTTCGCCGACATCAGCCGCACCGGCCGCCAGCGCTACTGCACCACCACCTGCGCCAACCGCGACGCCG